The sequence below is a genomic window from Planktothrix tepida PCC 9214.
CGCATTGGTCAGTTGATAGAGGCGTTAGTGGAAGATGAGCGTGTGGGTAGTTCTAGAGAGTTAGGAAGACTCACCGGAGTTTCTTTCAATACGCTAGTTAACTGGTGTGAAGGAAAATCTGACCCCAGATTGCAAAAGCTCATGCAGTTTGCTTATGCGATTGGTTGGTCAATGACAGAACTCATGCAGTATGCGGAAGGGGATGAAGATCCCTATGAAGCGATCGCGCGTAAAAAAAAAGTCCAATACCAACAGTACCAAAAAGCATCTTAACGACAGAAACTGAGAACGATCAACTGCTGGAATATTTAACAACAACATTCACTCCAGAACAGATTCAAAAACGTG
It includes:
- a CDS encoding helix-turn-helix domain-containing protein — translated: MSAKLEENLALDIRIHKRIGQLIEALVEDERVGSSRELGRLTGVSFNTLVNWCEGKSDPRLQKLMQFAYAIGWSMTELMQYAEGDEDPYEAIARKKKVQYQQYQKAS